A single region of the Syntrophotaleaceae bacterium genome encodes:
- a CDS encoding dual specificity protein phosphatase family protein: protein MYEINTVQRFDWWRKMKKFKLILAACVGVLLTLGAVNLYWVHIADRFEEISEGKVYKSGVMPPDKLKKTIEKYNIKTIVDLRKLEDLKNIEKERSLAETLGVVHINIPSDQVPETATVQEFLKVMDDEKNYPVLIHCEHGEGRAVLFSAIYRMEYEKWDNEKARCAARLITYGSGFSLDASKGKYLDHYKSREKLIR from the coding sequence ATGTACGAAATTAACACTGTACAGAGATTTGACTGGTGGAGGAAAATGAAGAAATTCAAGTTGATACTGGCTGCATGCGTCGGTGTACTCCTGACCCTGGGGGCTGTCAACCTGTACTGGGTCCATATTGCCGACAGGTTCGAGGAGATTTCCGAGGGTAAAGTCTATAAATCGGGAGTCATGCCACCCGATAAACTTAAAAAAACAATTGAAAAATATAATATAAAAACGATAGTGGATTTAAGAAAACTGGAAGACTTGAAAAATATAGAAAAGGAACGGTCTCTTGCTGAAACCCTCGGTGTCGTTCATATCAATATTCCATCCGATCAGGTCCCCGAAACCGCTACCGTCCAGGAATTCCTGAAGGTCATGGATGACGAAAAAAACTACCCGGTCCTGATACATTGTGAGCATGGCGAGGGCAGAGCCGTACTGTTTTCCGCCATATATCGAATGGAGTATGAAAAGTGGGACAACGAAAAGGCAAGATGCGCAGCCAGACTCATCACCTATGGAAGCGGCTTCAGCCTCGATGCCTCCAAAGGAAAGTACCTGGACCATTATAAGTCCCGAGAAAAGTTGATTCGGTAA
- a CDS encoding rubrerythrin family protein has protein sequence MSTKANLAESFAGESQANRKYLAFAKQAEADGFPQVAKLFRAAAHAETIHAHAHLRAMGGIKSTAQNLRTAIDGEGFEFMNMYPPYLDEAIKEGDKKAEISFRYALAVEEIHYELYKKAAAAVDSGADLAARPVYVCEVCGNTVYDQAPNKCEVCGVPAKQFSLID, from the coding sequence ATGTCCACAAAAGCAAATCTCGCAGAATCCTTTGCCGGTGAAAGTCAGGCCAATCGCAAGTATCTCGCTTTTGCCAAGCAGGCAGAGGCGGATGGCTTTCCCCAGGTCGCCAAACTGTTCCGTGCCGCAGCTCACGCTGAAACCATTCACGCCCATGCTCATCTTCGGGCCATGGGCGGCATCAAATCGACGGCCCAAAACCTCAGGACGGCCATCGACGGGGAAGGCTTTGAATTCATGAACATGTATCCTCCTTATCTGGATGAGGCCATAAAGGAAGGGGATAAAAAGGCCGAGATCTCTTTCCGTTATGCCCTTGCCGTGGAAGAAATTCATTATGAGCTCTACAAAAAGGCGGCCGCCGCTGTCGACAGCGGTGCCGACCTGGCTGCTCGGCCAGTCTATGTCTGTGAGGTCTGCGGCAATACCGTCTATGACCAGGCCCCCAACAAATGCGAAGTTTGCGGCGTACCTGCCAAGCAATTCAGTTTGATTGACTGA